The segment AACGGCTGCCGTCAATGCCATTCAAACTCAAGTTTCAACTCTTGCAGGGTCGTGGTCGGTTCGAAATTTGACCAGTGCAGGAACAGTCCTGAGTCAGCTCAATCTCAATAAGGATGGCACAGTCAAAATCGATGGAAAACTCGTCCAAATTACAGGAACTACCTATATCCAAGAGGGTGTCATCTCAAGTGGTAAGATTGCAAGTCTTGATGCAGGCAAGATTACGACAGGTATTATCTCTGCAGCTCGAATTGGAGCAGAAGCAATCACTGCGGATAAGTTAAAGGTTGACCAAGCTTTCTTTACCAAGTTTATGGCAACAGAAGCCTATCTCAAGCAGTTGTTTGCCAAATCAGCCTTTATAACCCAAGTGCAGTCAATAACCCTATCTGCCAACAAAATTTCTGGTGGAATCTTGTCAGCAATCAACGGAGCTATGAAAATCAATTTATCACTTGGAAACATCAAATTCTTTACAAACTCTCCATCCATTTCTCGTGAGGTTAGTGGCTATCCCCACCAATGGGTTTCATTTGAAACAGGTACCTCAAACGGTAAGCCATGTGGTGTAACCATTATCGGTTCCAATCGATGGAACAACTGGAATGCCAATGACGGTGGTTTTGTAGGAATTCGAGCATGGAACGGTACAGATACCGACCAAATTGATGTGGTAGGTGATAAGGTTCGTTTGGCCAGTGCTCCATATACCAATCCAGATGGCTGGGAAATAGTAACGTTGCCTAACCGACTGAGTATTGATGCCTTTAAAGCATCTGATCGACCAAGTTCAATTTTGAATATCGGAGATATCCGCATCTATCGAAACGGTACAACCTACGTCAGTTTGAAAGATGTTCTCCATCAATTCAACCACAATTTTAAACACTTAGTAAACATCACAGGTCGAGGTGATGTCATCTTGACATGGGATACGATTAAATAAAGGAGTTCACAGATGAATCTAGAACAAATCAACCAATCATTAAAACTAACTATTCAGGAGCTTGTCACAAAGCTCTCTGATGAAATTACCGCTAAGAACCTCATTGCCATCCAATTGGTGGAAAGGGATGAGGAACTTAGCCTATTGCGTAAAGAAAAACAGGAATTGACTGAGTTGTTAGAAGTTCAGACAAAACCTGAAGAATAGAAAGGAGAATAGTTGCTATGGCACTACTCAATATTGACAAAGTAACAGAACCATTTGATTTGGAAACAGCTCTCGCTTACATGCGTAAGAATGGAGAGTTCATCCGATGTAAGACAGCCGAGCAGGATTTTTACATGTATCTTGAAGAAGTAAGGCGACCTGCCATTAAAAATGGAAAGCGGCAGTTGGTTACAACAGAAACAGTTTGGGCATTTAATCAGTGGGGTAGTACGACATTAACTCTGAACCTTTCTGATTTATTCCATGAATGTTTTTATCTGATGCGGTTTGATGAGAACGGTCAACCGGATTGGTCAGACCCTACCATTGTACAGGAAGGTTCAGTAGAAAGCGAGGTGACCGATGAAGGAACTGTTAACTCTTAATAAGATTTTATTTTCCATGATTGGAGGCTTGATTGGTAGTCTATTTGGAGAGTTGGATGGTATTCTATATGCCCTACTTGTCTTCATTATTATTGACTATCTAACAGGAATTTTTGCGGCGGTTGTAGAGAAACAATTGTCTAGTAGTATTGGTTTTCGTGGCATCTTTAAAAAGATAGCCATTTTATTTTTAGTTTCTATTGGTCATCTGATTGATACAGCTATTATCAAGCAGGGTGGAACAATTCGAACCATGGTTATATTCTTTTATCTCAGTAATGAGGGGTTAAGCATTCTAGAAAATACCGTTCGAATTGGTCTACCAATACCTGAGAAACTACAAGCAATTTTAAAACAAATCAACGAGAGGTGATAAGATATGGGAAAACATCTAGTCATTTGTGGTCATGGACAGGGGCGAACAGGCTATGATCCTGGAGCAGTGAATGCCAAACTAGGCATCACAGAAGCAGGAAAGGTTCGAGAATTAGCCAATTTAATGTCTAAGTACAGTGGGCAACAGATTGATTTTATTACCGAACAAAATGTTTATGATTATCGGAGTATTACTAGTATTGGTAAGGGATACGACTCAATTACTGAATTGCACTTCAATGCCTTTAATGGTAGTGCCAAAGGTACAGAAGTCTTGATTCAATCTTCTTTAGAAGCAGACAAGGAGGATATGGCTATCCTATCTCTCCTTTCACGATACTTTCAAAATCGTGGCATAAAGAAGGTAGATTGGCTCTATAATGCCAACCAAGCAGCGAGTCGTGGATATACCTATCGTTTGGTGGAGATTGCCTTTATCGATAATGAACAAGATATGGCGATTTTTGAAAACAAGAAAGAGGACATTGCGAAAGGTCTTGTGTCAGCAATAACAGGAGTTGAAGTCAAGACAATAGTTCCCTCGCCCCCCAGTTCAACTGTTGGGAGTTCAGGTACTCCTTCAAAATCAATCTATCTTGTTGGTGATAGTCTTAGGGTGTTGCCTCATGCGACTCATTATCAGACTGGTCAGAAAATTGCCAACTGGGTCAAAGGGCGCACCTACAAAATCCTCCAAGTGAAGAATGTTCACCAGTCCAACAGTAAGAGAGCTTATCTACTTGATGGAATCAAGTCATGGGTGCTAGAGCAGGATGTAGAAGGAACAACCAACGGCCATAGTGAGCAGACCTATCAAGCACAGAAAGGCGATACGTATTATGGAATCGCTCGGAAGTTTGGTCTATCAGTAGATACCCTTCTTGTAGTGAATGGTTTGAAGAAGTCGGATATCCTGAAAGTTGGACAAACACTCAAGGTTAACGCTGCTTCAAGGACAACAACTGCTATTCCAACTAGCGTTGCAAGCCGTGTGGTTGCATCAGCATTATCCAAGGTCGGTCAAAAGGTGACCGTTCCATCTAACCCTTACGGTGGACAGTGTGTCGCCTTGGTGGATAAGATTGTGCAAGAGTTGACGGACAAGAATATGTCCTATACTAATGCCATTGACTGTTTGAAGAAAGCAAAATCAAATGGTTTCCAAGTAATCTACGATTCTTGGGGTGTGAATCCTAAAGCAGGTGATTTCTATGTCATTCAAACAGATGGTATGGTATATGGGCATATTGGTGTCTGTGTGACGGATTCTGACGGAAAAAGTATTGATGGTGTGGAACAGAATATTGATGGATATGCTGACCATAATAAGAACGGTATCAATGACCAATTAGAAATTGGTGGCGGTGGGATCACTCGTCGTGTGAAACGTCAATGGATGGCGGATGGCTCACTCTACGATTCAACTGGAACAGTTAAACTCGGTAAAGTTGTTGGTTGGTTTAGAATTTCATAATTTAGTAATAAGCCTGGTGGGAACATCAGGCTTTATTTTTTTGCTTTTTTTCAAAAAATGCGGAAAAATTACTCCCAAACCTACCTAGTAAGGTAGGAGGAATATTTGTATTCCATGAACTATGGCATAAATTTATCAGGTCGAATTAGTTTGTCTGATAACTTGACTAATTTTCCCTTTAGAGTGATATATAGTGTGCCATTACATAGGAAGGAGAGTAAATGTCCGTAAAAAAGATTAGAGTCAATAATCAAAAACACAAGCAGAGGATCTGTGCCTACATTCGAGTTTCGACGACTAATGGAAGTCAGTTAGAATCGTTAGAAAATCAGAAACAGTATTTTGAAAATCTGTATTCCAATAGAGACGATATTGATTTTGTAGGTGTTTATCATGACAGAGGTATATCTGGTTCTAAGGATAATCGTCCAAATTTTCAAGCCATGATTGAAAATTGTCGTAAAGGTATGATTGATGTTATTCATACCAAGTCGATTGCCCGCTTTGCCAGAAACACGGTTACAGTTCTTGAAATTAGTCGTGAACTGAAGGCAATAGGAGTAGACATATTCTTTGAGGAACAAAACATTCATACCCTTTCAAGTGAAGGGGAAGTGATGCTTTCAGTATTAGCGAGTATTGCTGAGGACGAGTTGAGGAGTATGAGTGGCAATCAACGTTGGGCATTTCAAAAGAAGTTCCAACGAGGTGAGCTAGTCATTAACACCAAGCGATTCTTAGGATACGATTTAGACGAGAATGGTGAGTTGATTATCAATCCAGAAGAAGCTTTGATAGTCAGGCAAATATTTGCACTTTACCTTGAAGGGTATGGTACTCATCGTATTGCCAAGCTGTTAAATGAAAAGGGAGTTGAGACTGTTACAGGTGCTAAATGGCATGACACCACAATCCGTCAAATGTTAAGCAATGAAAAGTACAATGGTTCAGTCTTATTGCAGAAGTATTTTCACGATGGTGTGAATGGTCCTAAAAAATTGAATCAGGGTGAACTCGAACAATACTTTATAGAGGATAATCATGAAGCCATTATTTCTATGGAAGATTGGCAAGCAGTCCAGGACAAACTAATCAGTAGAAGATGGCAACAAGGTAGAAACAAAACCTATAAATTTACGGGGTTATTAAAGTGTCAGCATTGTGGTTCGACTTTAAAGAGACAAGTTTCTTACAAGAAAAAAATTGTTTGGTGCTGTTCCAAATACATAAAAGAGGGAAAAGCAACTTGTCAGGGTATGCGAGTGCCAGAAGTAGATATTTCAAATTGGGAGATAACCTCAACTGTTACAGTAATAGAAAGGGATAGAAATGGGGAAAAGTATTACAGTTATTCCGGCCAAGAAAGTGCAGACCAGTGTTCAACATCAGGTCAGGAAGAAAATCAAAGTAGCCGCATATTGTCGAGTGTCCACCGACCAAGAAGAACAGCTATCAAGTTATGAAAACCAAGTTAATTATTACCGAGAGTTTATCTCTAAACACGAGGACTATGAGTTAGTTGACATCTATGCGGATGAGGGCATCTCAGCAACCAATACCAAAAAACGTGATGCTTTTAACCGGTTGATACAAGATTGTAGGGCTGGTAAGGTGGATAGGATTTTGGTCAAGTCGATCAGTCGATTTGCCAGAAACACCCTTGATTGTATCAAATACGTCCGAGAGCTGAAAGAACTTGGTGTTGGTGTGACTTTTGAGAAAGAGAATATAGACAGCCTGGATTCCAAAGGTGAAGTTCTCCTTACAATCCTTTCTTCCTTAGCACAGGATGAGTCACGCTCTATCTCAGAGAATGCGACGTGGGGAATTCGTAAGAAGTTTGAACGTGGCGAGGTGCGCGTGAATACCACTAAATTCATGGGTTATGACAAGGATGATAATGGTAGGCTTATCATTAACCCTCAGCAAGCTGAAACTGTTAAATTTATATACGAGAAATTCTTAGAGGGGTACAGTCCTGAATCCATTGCTAAGTATTTGAATGACAATGAAATACCTGGTTGGACAGGAAAGGCAAATTGGTATCCAAGCGCAATACAGAAAATGCTTCAAAATGAAAAGTATAAGGGTGATGCCTTATTACAAAAGACTTTTACAGTTGATTTTTTGACTAAGAAACGGATTGCCAATGATGGTCAAGTTAACCAATACTATGTAGAAAATAGCCATGAAGCTATTATTGACAAAGACACTTGGGAATTAGTACAGTTGGAATTGGCAAGGAGGAAAGCCTACCGAGAGGAGCATCAGCTCAAGTCCTATATCATGCAAAATGACGATAACCCTTTTACAACTAAGGTGTTCTGTAAAGAATGTGGTTCAGCCTTTGGTCGAAAGAACTGGACCACCAGTCGAGGTAAACGCAAGGTTTGGCAATGTAACAATCGATATAGGGTCAAAGGACAGATTGGCTGTCAGAATAACCATATTGATGAAGAAACGTTAGAGAAAGCCGTAGTAATGGCTGTAGAACTATTGAGAAAGAACGTGGATCTGTTGCATGGGAAGTGGAATAAGATTCTAGAAGAAAATCGTCCGCTAGAAAAGCATTATAGTACAAAGTTGGCTGAAGTGATAAACAAGCCATCCTGGGAATTCGATTCGTATGAGATGTGTCAGGTATTGGACAGTATTACAATTTCAGAAGATGGGCAGATAAGTGTAAAATTCTTAGAGGGGACTGAGGTAGATTTGTAAGTGACTGTGGCCGAAAGGTTGCAGTTTTTTTTTTGTTTCGTGGTATAATAAAACTAATTTAATGAATGATAAAAGGATATTTCTATGAATACATACGTTACAAATCTTGATTTGAACAAAGTTTTTGATAGGTTTATTATCAGTGATATACAGAAGAAAGTTGGTGAGATAGATACGACTAGCTCAGACAAAACTATAAAATGCCTAATCGAGTATGTTCTTAAGCATTTCAATATATATGATTCCTATGTTACTCCCAAGATTTCTAATTTTTATCGTAAAC is part of the Streptococcus suis genome and harbors:
- a CDS encoding holin family protein, producing the protein MKELLTLNKILFSMIGGLIGSLFGELDGILYALLVFIIIDYLTGIFAAVVEKQLSSSIGFRGIFKKIAILFLVSIGHLIDTAIIKQGGTIRTMVIFFYLSNEGLSILENTVRIGLPIPEKLQAILKQINER
- a CDS encoding LysM peptidoglycan-binding domain-containing protein; this encodes MGKHLVICGHGQGRTGYDPGAVNAKLGITEAGKVRELANLMSKYSGQQIDFITEQNVYDYRSITSIGKGYDSITELHFNAFNGSAKGTEVLIQSSLEADKEDMAILSLLSRYFQNRGIKKVDWLYNANQAASRGYTYRLVEIAFIDNEQDMAIFENKKEDIAKGLVSAITGVEVKTIVPSPPSSTVGSSGTPSKSIYLVGDSLRVLPHATHYQTGQKIANWVKGRTYKILQVKNVHQSNSKRAYLLDGIKSWVLEQDVEGTTNGHSEQTYQAQKGDTYYGIARKFGLSVDTLLVVNGLKKSDILKVGQTLKVNAASRTTTAIPTSVASRVVASALSKVGQKVTVPSNPYGGQCVALVDKIVQELTDKNMSYTNAIDCLKKAKSNGFQVIYDSWGVNPKAGDFYVIQTDGMVYGHIGVCVTDSDGKSIDGVEQNIDGYADHNKNGINDQLEIGGGGITRRVKRQWMADGSLYDSTGTVKLGKVVGWFRIS
- a CDS encoding recombinase family protein; this encodes MSVKKIRVNNQKHKQRICAYIRVSTTNGSQLESLENQKQYFENLYSNRDDIDFVGVYHDRGISGSKDNRPNFQAMIENCRKGMIDVIHTKSIARFARNTVTVLEISRELKAIGVDIFFEEQNIHTLSSEGEVMLSVLASIAEDELRSMSGNQRWAFQKKFQRGELVINTKRFLGYDLDENGELIINPEEALIVRQIFALYLEGYGTHRIAKLLNEKGVETVTGAKWHDTTIRQMLSNEKYNGSVLLQKYFHDGVNGPKKLNQGELEQYFIEDNHEAIISMEDWQAVQDKLISRRWQQGRNKTYKFTGLLKCQHCGSTLKRQVSYKKKIVWCCSKYIKEGKATCQGMRVPEVDISNWEITSTVTVIERDRNGEKYYSYSGQESADQCSTSGQEENQSSRILSSVHRPRRTAIKL
- a CDS encoding recombinase family protein — encoded protein: MSTDQEEQLSSYENQVNYYREFISKHEDYELVDIYADEGISATNTKKRDAFNRLIQDCRAGKVDRILVKSISRFARNTLDCIKYVRELKELGVGVTFEKENIDSLDSKGEVLLTILSSLAQDESRSISENATWGIRKKFERGEVRVNTTKFMGYDKDDNGRLIINPQQAETVKFIYEKFLEGYSPESIAKYLNDNEIPGWTGKANWYPSAIQKMLQNEKYKGDALLQKTFTVDFLTKKRIANDGQVNQYYVENSHEAIIDKDTWELVQLELARRKAYREEHQLKSYIMQNDDNPFTTKVFCKECGSAFGRKNWTTSRGKRKVWQCNNRYRVKGQIGCQNNHIDEETLEKAVVMAVELLRKNVDLLHGKWNKILEENRPLEKHYSTKLAEVINKPSWEFDSYEMCQVLDSITISEDGQISVKFLEGTEVDL